The following coding sequences are from one Reyranella humidisoli window:
- the mdh gene encoding malate dehydrogenase: MARKKIALIGAGQIGGTLALLAGQKELGDVVLFDIPAAEGTAKGKALDIAQLSPVEGFDTKYSGSSDYKDIEGADVVIVTAGVPRKPGMTRDDLVGINAKVIDSVGKGIKQHAPNAFVIVITNPLDAMVGLMQEVTGFAPEKVVGMAGVLDSARFRLFLAEEFNVSVEDVTAFVLGGHGDTMVPLLRYSTVGGISLHDLVDMGWTTKERLEAIVQRTRDGGAEIVAHLKTGSAFYAPAASAIAMAESFLKDKKRVIPCAAKLNGEYGVKGLYIGVPVVIGSKGVERIVEVEFNADEKAMFDKSVAAVQSLIDATNKIVGR; this comes from the coding sequence ATGGCTCGCAAGAAGATCGCGCTGATCGGCGCCGGACAGATTGGCGGCACGCTCGCGCTGCTCGCCGGCCAGAAGGAACTGGGCGACGTCGTCCTGTTCGACATTCCCGCCGCCGAAGGCACTGCCAAGGGCAAGGCGCTCGACATCGCCCAGCTCAGCCCGGTCGAGGGCTTCGACACCAAGTACAGCGGCTCCTCGGATTACAAGGACATCGAGGGCGCCGACGTCGTCATCGTCACCGCCGGCGTGCCGCGCAAGCCCGGCATGACCCGCGACGACCTGGTCGGCATCAACGCCAAGGTCATCGATTCGGTCGGCAAGGGCATCAAGCAGCATGCCCCGAACGCCTTCGTCATCGTCATCACCAACCCGCTCGACGCGATGGTCGGCCTGATGCAGGAAGTCACCGGCTTCGCGCCCGAGAAGGTCGTCGGCATGGCCGGCGTGCTCGACAGCGCCCGCTTCCGCCTGTTCCTGGCCGAGGAGTTCAACGTCTCGGTCGAGGACGTGACGGCCTTCGTGCTGGGCGGCCACGGCGACACGATGGTCCCGCTGCTGCGCTACTCGACGGTCGGCGGCATTTCGCTGCACGATCTCGTCGACATGGGCTGGACCACCAAGGAGCGCCTCGAGGCGATCGTCCAGCGCACCCGCGACGGCGGCGCCGAGATCGTGGCCCACCTCAAGACCGGTTCGGCCTTCTACGCCCCGGCCGCTTCGGCGATCGCGATGGCGGAGTCCTTCCTCAAGGACAAGAAGCGCGTCATTCCCTGCGCCGCGAAGCTGAACGGCGAGTACGGCGTGAAGGGTCTCTACATCGGCGTGCCGGTCGTGATCGGCTCCAAGGGTGTCGAGCGCATCGTCGAGGTCGAGTTCAACGCCGACGAAAAGGCGATGTTCGACAAGTCGGTCGCCGCCGTGCAGTCGCTGATCGACGCCACCAACAAGATCGTTGGCCGTTAA
- a CDS encoding alpha/beta fold hydrolase, translating to MTETIEIKTRSGLTFTAYVEGPVGGPLVLMLHGFPESRHSWRAALPALAAHGYRAVAPDQRGYSPGARPDPADLSNYTFDRLIGDAIEIAAAAGYEGKRFHQVGHDWGGQVSWGVAGAHPDRLASLTILSRPHPQSFRAALLKEDGDQKHRSRHHRAFLEPETGKLLLADNAKRLRDGLFGQGVPSQALEEHLSVLGNPEALEAALAWYRSNKGLAADIGTIAVPTLYIWGDADATVGPDAAYGTADFVKPAFAMEVLPGVGHFVMDQAPGKATDLLLAHLAKHPV from the coding sequence ATGACCGAGACCATCGAGATCAAGACCCGATCGGGCCTGACATTCACCGCTTATGTCGAAGGTCCGGTCGGTGGGCCGCTCGTGCTGATGCTGCACGGGTTTCCCGAATCGCGGCATAGCTGGCGCGCGGCTCTGCCGGCGCTCGCGGCGCACGGCTATCGTGCCGTCGCGCCCGACCAGCGCGGCTACTCTCCCGGGGCGCGGCCCGACCCGGCCGACCTTTCGAACTACACCTTCGACCGGCTGATCGGCGACGCCATCGAGATCGCGGCGGCGGCCGGCTACGAGGGCAAGCGCTTCCACCAGGTCGGCCACGACTGGGGCGGCCAGGTTTCATGGGGCGTCGCCGGCGCCCATCCCGACCGCCTGGCCTCGCTCACCATCCTGTCGCGGCCGCATCCGCAATCGTTCCGCGCCGCGCTGCTGAAGGAAGACGGCGACCAGAAGCATCGATCGCGCCACCACCGCGCCTTCCTCGAGCCGGAAACGGGCAAGCTGCTGCTGGCCGACAACGCCAAGCGCCTGCGCGACGGGCTGTTCGGGCAGGGCGTGCCGTCGCAGGCGCTGGAGGAGCATCTGTCGGTGCTGGGCAATCCCGAGGCGCTCGAAGCCGCGCTGGCCTGGTATCGCTCCAACAAGGGACTGGCCGCCGATATCGGCACCATCGCGGTGCCGACGCTCTATATATGGGGCGACGCCGATGCGACGGTCGGACCCGACGCGGCCTACGGCACGGCGGACTTCGTGAAGCCGGCCTTCGCCATGGAAGTGCTGCCGGGCGTAGGCCATTTCGTGATGGACCAGGCGCCGGGCAAGGCGACCGATCTCCTGTTGGCGCACCTGGCGAAACACCCGGTCTGA
- a CDS encoding dienelactone hydrolase family protein produces the protein MDGDRMISLAEGGLSRRGALKATATGAALGTTFALSVQPVQAQTMITTPADGLTAGTVKVKTKDGKDMDAYRAMPASGQGFGTIVVVQEIFGVHAHIADLCRRFAKAGYYAIAPELYFRQGDPKSLTDVQALLREIVSKVPDEQVMGDLDATVAFAKGEGKADTAKLGITGFCWGGRIVWLYAAYNAGLKAGVAWYGRVVGDSTPLTPKHPVDIAKDLKAPVLGLYGGADTGIPNDTVDRMRAALKAGSPAAQKSQIDTYPDTPHAFNADYRPSYRKDQAEDAWKKALAWFKANGV, from the coding sequence ATGGACGGCGATCGCATGATTTCCCTGGCCGAGGGCGGCCTGTCGCGGCGCGGGGCGCTGAAGGCGACGGCGACCGGCGCGGCGCTGGGCACCACCTTCGCTCTGTCGGTCCAGCCGGTCCAGGCGCAGACGATGATCACCACGCCGGCTGACGGCCTCACCGCGGGCACGGTCAAGGTGAAGACCAAGGACGGCAAGGACATGGACGCCTACCGTGCCATGCCGGCCTCGGGCCAGGGCTTCGGCACCATCGTCGTCGTGCAGGAGATCTTCGGCGTCCACGCGCACATCGCCGATCTCTGCCGCCGTTTCGCCAAGGCCGGCTACTACGCCATCGCGCCGGAACTCTATTTCCGCCAAGGCGATCCGAAGTCCCTGACCGACGTGCAGGCGCTGCTGCGCGAGATCGTGTCCAAGGTGCCCGACGAGCAGGTCATGGGCGATCTCGACGCAACGGTCGCGTTTGCCAAGGGTGAAGGCAAGGCCGACACCGCCAAGCTCGGCATCACCGGCTTCTGCTGGGGCGGCCGGATCGTCTGGCTCTATGCCGCCTACAACGCAGGCCTCAAGGCGGGCGTGGCCTGGTACGGCCGCGTCGTCGGCGACTCGACGCCGCTGACGCCGAAGCACCCGGTCGACATCGCCAAGGATCTGAAGGCGCCGGTGCTCGGCCTCTACGGCGGTGCCGACACCGGAATCCCGAACGATACCGTGGACAGGATGCGCGCGGCGCTGAAGGCCGGCAGCCCGGCCGCCCAGAAGTCGCAGATCGACACCTATCCCGACACGCCGCACGCCTTCAACGCGGACTATCGCCCGTCCTATCGCAAGGACCAGGCGGAGGACGCCTGGAAGAAGGCGCTTGCCTGGTTCAAAGCCAACGGTGTCTGA
- the zapE gene encoding cell division protein ZapE, which translates to MESSSPSTGNGPMANLAARRAAGEIHADPVQEKIVLRLQAIHDQLGAMAAAQPAKKGLLARLGLGHAPKPPEGPHGLYIWGSVGRGKSMLMDLFFADAPVARKRRVHFHEFMLEVQARLHRRREELAAKGAPPESDTIVPIAREIAAETRLLCFDEFQVTNIADAMILGRLFETLFEEGITVIATSNRAPDDLYRNGLQRDRFLPFIELVKQRLEVLELGGSQDYRMGRLRELDLYLTPLGAWATKKLDEAFRALSNGADGEPRVLRTQGRDVDVPRAAPGVAMAHFMDWCARPMGAADFLCIADNFHTVIVAEVPKMGPDSRDKAVRFVTMIDTFYEKKVKFICSAAANPGNLYPEGDGSFEFQRTVSRLMEMQSPEYLNLEHIA; encoded by the coding sequence ATGGAGTCCAGTTCCCCCTCGACCGGCAACGGCCCGATGGCCAATCTCGCCGCGCGCCGTGCCGCCGGCGAAATCCACGCCGATCCCGTGCAGGAGAAGATCGTCCTGCGGCTGCAGGCGATTCACGACCAGCTCGGCGCGATGGCCGCCGCGCAGCCTGCGAAGAAGGGCCTGCTCGCCCGGCTCGGGCTCGGTCATGCGCCGAAGCCGCCGGAGGGGCCGCACGGCCTCTACATCTGGGGCTCGGTGGGCCGCGGCAAGTCCATGCTGATGGACCTGTTCTTCGCCGATGCGCCGGTCGCCCGGAAGCGCCGCGTCCACTTCCACGAATTCATGCTCGAGGTGCAGGCCCGGCTGCACCGCCGCCGCGAGGAGCTGGCCGCCAAGGGGGCGCCGCCGGAATCCGACACGATCGTGCCCATCGCCAGGGAGATCGCGGCCGAGACGCGGCTGCTCTGCTTCGACGAGTTCCAGGTGACCAACATCGCCGATGCGATGATCCTCGGCCGGCTGTTCGAGACGCTGTTCGAGGAGGGCATCACCGTGATCGCCACCTCCAATCGTGCGCCCGACGATCTCTACAGGAACGGCCTGCAGCGCGACCGCTTCCTGCCCTTCATCGAACTGGTGAAGCAGCGGCTCGAAGTGCTGGAGCTGGGCGGCTCGCAGGATTACCGGATGGGCCGGCTGCGCGAGCTCGACCTCTATCTGACGCCGCTCGGCGCCTGGGCGACCAAGAAACTCGACGAGGCTTTCCGCGCCCTGAGCAACGGCGCCGACGGCGAGCCGCGCGTGCTGCGGACGCAGGGCCGCGACGTCGACGTGCCGCGCGCGGCGCCCGGCGTCGCCATGGCGCATTTCATGGACTGGTGCGCCAGGCCGATGGGCGCGGCGGACTTTCTTTGCATTGCCGACAATTTCCATACGGTCATCGTGGCCGAAGTACCGAAGATGGGACCGGACAGCCGCGACAAGGCGGTCCGCTTCGTGACGATGATCGATACTTTCTACGAGAAGAAGGTGAAGTTCATCTGCTCGGCAGCGGCAAACCCGGGCAATCTCTATCCCGAGGGCGACGGGTCCTTCGAGTTCCAGCGCACCGTGTCGCGCCTCATGGAAATGCAGAGCCCGGAGTATCTGAACCTGGAGCACATCGCCTAA
- the fmt gene encoding methionyl-tRNA formyltransferase, with the protein MKIAFLGTSAFAVPALRALVEAGHDVAAVYTRAPKPAGRGQQERKTPVHELADQLGLPVRTPRTLKTDEAAQAFKALDLDAAVVVSYGHILPKSFLDAPVMGCLNIHGSLLPRWRGAAPIHRAILAGDAETGVTTMRMDEGLDTGPMLLAESTPISAADTAQSVHDRLADLGAQLIVSTLDGLLRRSIEAVDQPAEGATYAHKLGKEEGVLDWRRPAAELERKVRGFHPWPGTSFDAPKDGGAERIKVLAAALTLAGGPPGSVTIARDGFPVVTCGVGGLKLLKLQRPGKSAQSADAFLRGFALGSGTVLPSPAALSLPT; encoded by the coding sequence ATGAAGATTGCGTTCCTCGGCACCTCCGCCTTCGCCGTTCCCGCGCTCCGCGCTCTGGTCGAGGCCGGCCACGACGTCGCCGCCGTCTATACAAGGGCGCCCAAGCCCGCGGGCCGCGGCCAGCAGGAACGCAAGACGCCGGTCCACGAACTCGCCGACCAGCTCGGCCTCCCCGTGCGCACGCCGCGGACCCTGAAGACCGACGAGGCTGCACAGGCCTTCAAGGCGCTCGACCTCGATGCCGCCGTCGTCGTCTCCTACGGGCACATCCTGCCGAAAAGCTTCCTCGACGCGCCGGTCATGGGCTGCCTCAATATCCATGGCTCGCTGCTGCCGCGCTGGCGCGGCGCGGCACCGATCCATCGCGCGATCCTGGCCGGCGATGCGGAGACGGGCGTCACCACCATGCGCATGGACGAGGGCCTCGACACCGGTCCCATGCTGCTGGCCGAAAGCACGCCGATCTCCGCCGCCGACACCGCACAGAGCGTCCATGACCGGCTGGCCGATCTCGGCGCACAGCTGATCGTCTCGACCCTCGACGGGCTGCTGCGCCGGAGCATCGAGGCCGTCGACCAGCCGGCGGAGGGCGCCACCTACGCCCACAAGCTCGGCAAGGAGGAAGGGGTGCTCGACTGGCGCCGGCCGGCCGCCGAACTCGAGCGCAAGGTGCGCGGCTTCCATCCCTGGCCCGGCACGTCCTTCGACGCTCCCAAAGACGGTGGAGCGGAGCGCATCAAGGTCCTTGCGGCCGCGCTGACCCTGGCCGGCGGTCCGCCGGGCAGCGTGACGATCGCGCGCGACGGCTTTCCCGTCGTGACCTGCGGCGTCGGCGGCCTGAAGCTGCTCAAGCTGCAGCGCCCCGGCAAGTCGGCACAGTCGGCGGATGCTTTCCTGCGTGGCTTCGCACTGGGCAGCGGAACAGTGCTGCCCTCACCCGCCGCCCTGTCGCTGCCGACCTGA
- the truA gene encoding tRNA pseudouridine(38-40) synthase TruA yields MPRYKLTIEYDGEPFVGWQRQPNGPSVQAALEEAVFAFTGERPPVQAAGRTDTGVHARGQIVHLDLSSERPVETIRSAINFHLKPQPVCVLVAELAPPGFHARFSATWRRYRYRIINRRAPPALDRGQLWHVPGSLDVDLMADAASVLVGHHDFNSFRSTSCQSPSALKTLDLLQVTRHGEEIHVDVGSRSFLHNQVRIMVGTLHLVGREQWTRGDVETALAARDRAHAGPTAPPHGLCLMEVRYELGADRKSDAEETVDDQ; encoded by the coding sequence GTGCCGCGCTACAAGCTCACGATCGAGTACGACGGCGAACCCTTCGTGGGATGGCAGCGCCAGCCCAACGGTCCCTCCGTCCAGGCCGCACTCGAAGAAGCCGTGTTCGCCTTCACCGGCGAGCGTCCACCGGTGCAGGCCGCCGGCCGCACCGACACCGGCGTTCATGCGCGCGGTCAGATCGTCCATCTCGATCTGTCGAGCGAGCGGCCGGTCGAAACCATCCGTTCCGCCATCAACTTCCACCTGAAGCCGCAGCCGGTTTGTGTCCTCGTCGCGGAGCTGGCGCCCCCGGGTTTCCACGCGCGTTTCTCGGCGACGTGGCGGCGCTACCGCTACCGCATCATCAACCGCCGGGCCCCGCCCGCCCTCGATCGCGGCCAGCTCTGGCACGTGCCGGGATCGCTCGACGTCGACCTGATGGCGGACGCGGCGAGCGTGCTGGTGGGACATCATGACTTCAACAGCTTCCGATCGACGTCGTGCCAATCGCCCTCGGCACTGAAGACGCTCGACCTGCTGCAGGTGACGCGTCATGGCGAGGAGATCCATGTCGATGTCGGCTCGCGCTCCTTCCTGCACAACCAGGTGCGCATCATGGTGGGCACACTGCATCTCGTCGGGCGCGAACAGTGGACGCGCGGCGACGTCGAGACCGCGCTCGCCGCTCGCGACCGCGCACATGCCGGACCGACGGCGCCGCCGCACGGCCTCTGCCTGATGGAAGTGCGCTACGAGCTAGGCGCCGACCGCAAGAGTGACGCCGAGGAAACGGTCGACGATCAGTGA
- the dapE gene encoding succinyl-diaminopimelate desuccinylase, producing the protein MPDTLSSNVTDVIELTRTLVRCESVTPREAGALQLLQGILEPLGFACERMDFTEAGTDDVANLYARIGTGGKHFCFAGHSDVVPVGDLSSWTIGPFAAELSGGYLFGRGAADMKGAIAAFTDAAARFIARRGRDFGGSISLMITGDEEGPAINGTVKMLQRLAGRGETIDACVVGEPTSSRRFGDMMKIGRRGSMNVDMIVRGVQGHVAYPERLDNAVHRLSAMIEALVREPIDKGSTHFQPTSLQFTTVDVGNPATNIAPGTARARFNTRFNDLWTSKTLLAHLKERIERANEALGGNGTVEYSVQVSGESFYTPPGPLSDLVAGAVRDVVGVEAELSTTGGTSDARFIRSYCPVLEFGLVGESMHKVDEKSAVEDLKKLARVYETVLDRYFVA; encoded by the coding sequence ATGCCCGATACGCTCAGCTCCAACGTCACCGATGTAATCGAACTGACGCGCACGCTCGTCCGCTGCGAGAGCGTCACGCCGCGCGAAGCCGGCGCCCTGCAGTTGCTCCAGGGCATCCTGGAACCGCTCGGCTTTGCGTGCGAGCGCATGGATTTCACCGAAGCCGGCACCGACGACGTGGCCAACCTCTATGCGCGCATCGGCACCGGCGGGAAGCACTTCTGCTTCGCAGGGCATTCCGACGTCGTGCCGGTGGGCGATCTCTCCTCGTGGACGATCGGGCCGTTCGCCGCCGAACTGTCCGGCGGCTATCTGTTCGGCCGCGGTGCGGCCGACATGAAGGGCGCGATCGCGGCCTTCACCGACGCGGCCGCCCGCTTCATCGCCAGGCGCGGCCGGGATTTCGGCGGTTCGATCAGCCTGATGATCACCGGCGACGAGGAAGGTCCCGCGATCAACGGCACCGTGAAGATGCTGCAGCGGCTGGCCGGGCGCGGCGAGACGATCGATGCCTGCGTCGTCGGCGAGCCGACCAGTTCCAGGCGCTTCGGCGACATGATGAAGATCGGCCGCCGCGGCAGCATGAACGTCGACATGATCGTGCGCGGCGTGCAGGGCCACGTCGCCTATCCGGAGCGGCTCGACAACGCTGTGCACCGACTGTCGGCGATGATCGAGGCGCTGGTGCGCGAGCCGATCGACAAGGGCAGCACGCACTTCCAGCCGACCTCGCTGCAGTTCACGACCGTCGATGTGGGCAACCCCGCGACCAACATCGCGCCGGGCACTGCCAGGGCGCGCTTCAACACCCGCTTCAACGATCTCTGGACCTCGAAGACCCTGCTCGCGCACCTGAAGGAGCGCATCGAGCGCGCCAACGAGGCGCTGGGCGGCAACGGCACCGTCGAATACAGCGTCCAAGTGTCGGGCGAGTCGTTCTACACGCCACCGGGTCCGCTCAGCGACCTCGTCGCAGGCGCGGTCCGCGACGTCGTGGGCGTCGAGGCCGAACTGTCGACGACCGGCGGAACCTCGGATGCGCGCTTCATCCGCAGCTACTGCCCGGTGCTCGAGTTCGGGCTCGTCGGCGAAAGCATGCACAAGGTCGACGAGAAGAGCGCCGTCGAGGATCTCAAGAAACTCGCGCGCGTCTACGAAACGGTGCTCGACCGTTACTTCGTGGCCTGA
- a CDS encoding chromosome segregation SMC family protein — protein MVQFDKLRLSGFKSFVDPTELTIEPGMTGIVGPNGCGKSNLVEALKWVMGETSAKQMRGSEMEDVIFAGSGQRPARNIAEVMLSLDNKTRTAPAMVNDTDQLDVVRRIERGHGSAYSVNGREIRARDVQTLFADAATGSRSTALVSQGRIGTLINAKPADRRSVIDEAAGITGLYARRHEAELRLRAAEQNLARVQDVLVALEEQHKGLKRQARQASRYRNLSDHIRRAEAAVLALKLANAERDLADSGERLKEAEAQVADLTRLVGLATTAQAEAATALPPLRNDEAAAAAGLQRLRVAHDALTAEAERVAAAQFQAETRLQQTVQDLTREQGRKNDAETAIGDLETQRGRLEEERVGEEERAEAAGQARDEARTETNAAEAEHDQLTRQIADDEALRQSVSREIAELQDRLRRLSSRRDEVLAQQHQLETELSNLPALPEVEAELEAARVALEETRLSSQEAIEAAREAERYESDAARLAVAKAEAERLDMERARAAEREAAEASHAAAVETLQKTNARLTKLRAEESGVAAALKSAADSLWPPLLDALSVEPGYEKALGAAFGDELEASSDRGAPVHWLPLDPMADTPALPEGATPLGAHVGALPELARRLAFIGIVANDETGAALQSSLKPGQQLVTREGAVWRWDGYTMRAGAPSTAAVRLSQRNRLAELRYQIDGVVAEQTIEQARVDAEKTWLAAARDAEKTCVDQARANERSVADAARRKAQDAGEATRAAERAAQAAIGTAERLATQARDRHVEIARRTDQLRTRLNGIETVVTEVLGDIAEVEMRRTFREARLSSISDTQADRAAAGSLRVRIAELRAALVEAEGQCDRLARESKMRVERLAQIAQDHEGWSKRLAEADGQIVELDARREQTAEAIAELAAKPAEIEEKRFVLGEEIEKAETNRQEAADRLVIGETRLADADRALRQAETEMGNARESRVRREGLVEQATKDREAVVERIVERLRCEPDGVVALAEVQSLEELPELDKAEHKLERLVHERETMGAVNLRAEEEANELEQQITGMTTERDDLVAAIGRLRQGIQSLNREGRERFLAAFEQVSGHFQQLFTKLFGGGKAELRLTESEDPLEAGLEIHASPPGKKLQVMSLLSGGEQALTALSLLFAVFMTNPAPICVLDEVDAPLDDLNVERFCGLVNDIAGRTDTRFLIITHHRVTMARMDRLYGVTMAERGVSQLVSVNLQEADRMVA, from the coding sequence ATGGTCCAGTTCGACAAGCTCCGGCTCTCCGGCTTCAAGTCCTTCGTCGATCCGACAGAGCTCACGATCGAGCCTGGCATGACGGGGATCGTGGGGCCCAACGGCTGCGGCAAGTCGAATCTGGTCGAGGCCCTGAAGTGGGTGATGGGCGAGACCTCCGCCAAGCAGATGCGCGGCAGCGAGATGGAAGACGTCATCTTCGCCGGCTCCGGCCAGCGGCCGGCGCGCAACATCGCCGAGGTGATGCTGTCGCTCGACAACAAGACGCGCACCGCGCCGGCGATGGTGAACGACACCGACCAGCTCGACGTCGTGCGCCGCATCGAACGCGGCCACGGTTCGGCCTACTCGGTGAACGGCCGCGAGATCCGCGCCCGTGACGTGCAGACGCTGTTCGCCGACGCCGCCACGGGCTCGCGCTCCACGGCGCTGGTCAGCCAGGGTCGAATCGGCACGCTGATCAACGCCAAGCCGGCCGACCGCCGCTCGGTGATCGACGAGGCCGCCGGGATCACCGGTCTTTACGCCCGCCGTCACGAGGCCGAGCTGCGCCTGCGCGCCGCCGAGCAGAACCTCGCCCGCGTGCAGGACGTGCTCGTCGCGCTCGAAGAGCAGCACAAGGGACTGAAGCGCCAGGCCCGCCAGGCCAGCCGCTATCGCAACCTGTCCGACCATATCCGGCGCGCGGAAGCCGCCGTGCTGGCGCTGAAGCTGGCGAATGCCGAGCGCGATCTGGCGGATTCGGGGGAGCGCCTGAAGGAGGCCGAGGCGCAGGTCGCCGACCTGACGCGGCTGGTCGGCCTCGCCACCACCGCTCAGGCCGAGGCCGCGACGGCGCTGCCGCCGCTGCGCAACGACGAGGCCGCCGCTGCGGCCGGCCTGCAGCGCCTGCGTGTGGCACACGATGCGCTGACCGCCGAGGCCGAGCGCGTCGCCGCGGCGCAGTTCCAGGCGGAAACCCGCCTGCAGCAGACCGTGCAGGATCTCACGCGCGAGCAGGGCCGCAAGAACGACGCCGAAACCGCCATTGGCGATCTCGAAACCCAGCGGGGCCGCCTCGAAGAGGAGCGCGTGGGCGAAGAGGAGCGTGCCGAGGCCGCCGGGCAGGCGCGCGACGAGGCGCGCACCGAGACGAACGCTGCCGAGGCCGAGCACGACCAGCTGACCCGCCAGATCGCCGACGACGAAGCGCTGCGCCAGAGCGTGTCGCGCGAGATCGCCGAACTGCAGGACCGGCTGCGCCGCCTGTCGTCGCGCCGTGACGAGGTGTTGGCGCAGCAGCACCAGCTCGAAACCGAGCTCTCGAATCTGCCGGCGCTGCCGGAGGTCGAGGCCGAGCTCGAAGCCGCCCGGGTCGCGCTGGAAGAGACGCGCCTCAGCAGCCAGGAGGCCATCGAAGCCGCCCGCGAGGCCGAGCGCTACGAATCGGACGCCGCGCGCCTGGCCGTCGCCAAGGCCGAAGCCGAGCGCCTCGACATGGAGCGCGCCCGCGCCGCCGAGCGCGAGGCTGCCGAAGCGAGCCACGCCGCTGCCGTCGAGACGCTGCAGAAGACCAATGCGCGGCTGACCAAGCTGCGCGCCGAAGAATCGGGTGTCGCCGCCGCGCTGAAGTCGGCGGCCGACTCGCTGTGGCCGCCGCTGCTCGACGCGCTGAGCGTCGAGCCCGGCTACGAAAAGGCGCTGGGCGCGGCGTTCGGCGACGAACTAGAGGCCTCGTCCGATCGTGGCGCGCCGGTGCACTGGTTACCGCTCGATCCGATGGCCGACACGCCTGCCCTGCCCGAGGGTGCGACCCCGCTCGGCGCCCATGTCGGGGCACTGCCGGAACTGGCCCGCCGTCTCGCCTTCATCGGCATCGTGGCCAACGACGAAACCGGCGCGGCGCTGCAGTCGAGCCTGAAGCCCGGCCAGCAGCTCGTCACCCGCGAAGGCGCCGTCTGGCGCTGGGACGGTTACACGATGCGCGCCGGCGCGCCGTCGACCGCCGCCGTGCGGCTGAGCCAGCGCAACCGGCTGGCCGAGCTCCGCTATCAGATCGACGGCGTCGTCGCCGAGCAGACGATCGAGCAGGCCCGCGTCGATGCCGAGAAGACCTGGCTCGCTGCGGCCCGCGATGCCGAGAAGACCTGCGTCGACCAGGCCCGTGCCAACGAGCGCAGCGTGGCCGACGCCGCGCGCCGCAAGGCACAGGATGCCGGCGAGGCGACCCGCGCCGCCGAGCGCGCCGCCCAGGCGGCCATCGGGACCGCCGAGCGCCTGGCCACGCAGGCGCGCGACCGTCATGTCGAGATCGCCCGTCGCACCGACCAGCTGCGCACGCGCCTCAACGGCATCGAGACGGTGGTGACCGAGGTGCTGGGCGACATCGCCGAAGTCGAGATGCGCCGTACCTTCCGCGAGGCGCGCCTGTCGTCGATCTCCGATACCCAGGCCGATCGCGCCGCCGCCGGGTCGCTGCGCGTGCGTATCGCCGAGCTGCGTGCCGCGCTGGTCGAGGCCGAGGGCCAGTGCGACCGCCTCGCGCGCGAATCGAAGATGCGGGTCGAGCGTCTGGCCCAGATCGCGCAGGACCACGAAGGCTGGAGCAAGCGCCTGGCCGAGGCTGACGGCCAGATCGTCGAACTCGACGCGCGCCGCGAGCAGACCGCGGAAGCGATCGCCGAGCTTGCTGCCAAGCCCGCCGAGATCGAGGAGAAGCGTTTCGTTCTCGGCGAGGAAATCGAGAAGGCCGAGACCAACCGCCAGGAAGCCGCCGACCGGCTGGTCATCGGCGAGACGCGCCTCGCCGATGCCGACCGGGCACTGCGTCAGGCCGAGACCGAGATGGGCAACGCCCGCGAGAGCCGCGTGCGCCGCGAGGGCCTCGTCGAGCAGGCGACCAAGGACCGCGAAGCCGTCGTCGAGCGCATCGTCGAGCGGCTGCGCTGCGAGCCCGACGGCGTGGTGGCGCTGGCCGAGGTCCAGTCGCTCGAGGAGCTGCCGGAACTCGACAAGGCCGAGCACAAGCTCGAGCGCCTGGTGCACGAGCGCGAGACGATGGGCGCCGTGAACCTGCGGGCCGAGGAAGAGGCCAACGAACTCGAGCAGCAGATCACCGGCATGACGACCGAGCGCGACGACCTGGTCGCCGCCATCGGCCGCCTGCGCCAGGGCATCCAGAGCCTCAACCGCGAGGGCCGCGAACGCTTCCTCGCCGCCTTCGAGCAGGTGAGCGGCCACTTCCAGCAGCTCTTCACCAAGCTGTTCGGCGGCGGCAAGGCCGAACTGCGGCTCACCGAGTCGGAGGATCCACTCGAGGCCGGCCTTGAAATCCATGCCAGCCCGCCGGGCAAGAAGCTCCAGGTCATGTCGCTGCTCTCGGGCGGCGAGCAGGCCCTGACCGCCCTGTCCCTGCTGTTCGCGGTGTTCATGACCAACCCGGCGCCGATCTGCGTGCTGGACGAAGTCGACGCGCCGCTGGACGATCTGAACGTGGAGCGTTTCTGCGGCCTGGTGAACGACATCGCCGGCCGCACCGACACGCGCTTCCTGATCATCACCCACCATCGCGTCACCATGGCCCGCATGGATCGCCTCTACGGCGTGACCATGGCCGAGCGGGGCGTGTCCCAGCTCGTCTCGGTCAACCTGCAGGAGGCCGACCGGATGGTGGCCTGA